The genomic stretch CGATGTCCAAGCCACCTTTCAAAGGGGCGAGTTCAAAGTGATGCGGTTGGAGTAAGGGGAGGACGGTGTTTCCAAGCTCCCTGCTCCACTTGTTTTGTCTGGACATAAGTAGATTCGAAGAAGCAATAGTCCAGCCAAAGCCAAAAGTCGCAGAGATCTAGGAAACTCCTAAATCCCCCGATGTCCAACCTTGCTTTCAAAAAGGCCGAGATCAAAGTATGCGACAACGCAAAATCGGCTGAATGGTTTGGGAAACCATCCAGCCGTTACGGAGGAAAATGAATTAGAGGGGGAGGTTTGATTTTTTGATCTCTGCGGAGAGTTGCTCTGGGTATCCATATGTTCCGTGTTCACTCAGATCAAGACCAACGAGTTCTTCCTCTTCGGATACGCGAATACCGATCGTTTTCTTCATGACCCATAGAATTGCGAAGGATACTGCGAAGGCGTAGATTGCGCATGTAACAACACCGAGTGCCTGAACGCCCAGCTGTCCGAAGCCGCCGCCATAGAATAGACCCGGGTTACCTACCGCAAGTTTTTCGACCAGTTCAGGAGTAGCAAAGAAACCAGTGGACAGTGTACCCCAGATTCCTGCAGTACCATGAGCAGACAAGGCTGCGATAGGATCATCAATTCTCATTTTCTCGAAGAAGCGGATGCTGAAAAAGACGAGGATACCGGCAATCAGGCCGATCACAATGGCAGCCCAGGAATCTACATAAGCACAAGATGCGGTGATGGCAACAAGTCCGGCAAGCGCACCGTTTAACATCATGCCTACATCCGCTTTTCCCATAAAGGCCCAAGCAACGAGGAGAGCAGCAACAGCACCGGCTGCGGCACCAAGCTGTGTATTGATGGCAACAAATCCGAAGAAACTTCCATCTTCCACGGTTAGTGTACTGCCTGCATTAAATCCGAACCAGCCTACCCATAGAATCATTACGCCGAGTGTTGTAAAGACTTGGTTATGACCTGGCATATGGTTTGGTTTACCATCTTTATTGTATTTACCGATCCGTGGTTTTAACAGAATTGTTGCTGCTAAAGCTGCACAAGCCCCTGTTAAATGAACTACTGTGGAACCAGCAAAGTCTTGGTCTCCATGTTCAGAGAGCCAGCCGCCGCCCCAAATCCAGTGTGCAATAACAGGATATACAAGTACGGAGAAGAGAACAGCGAAGATGAGATACGAGGATAATTTTGCTCTTTCGGCAAAACCGCCCCAAGCGATGGACATGGATACGGCAGCAAAAGCAAGCTGAAAGATGAACATAACGCTTGGGGCTATGATGTCATCTGCAGAAGAGCCTGTGACATTAAAAGCGAAGTAATCGCCCCAACCAATGAGTGCATTTCCTTGACCGCCAAAGATCAGCGCATAACCCACTGCCCAAAATACAATGGATACAATCCCGACGGTGAAGATCGTCTTGCCTGCAACGTGACCGGCGTTCTTCATTCGAGTTGAACCTGCTTCAAGAAGAATGAATCCGCCTTGCATGAATAATACCAAAATGGCTCCCAGCATGACCCAAACACTGTTTATTCCGATGACCTCCATCTTGAACCACTCCTTGTTTGTATAAAATGACTTGCATCACGCTGCTGACTGCAATATGAGAACGAGGACAACAACCTTCTATTCTCACAAATGGTAAAGTTTGTTTGTAAGGCTTTGACCGTATTGTAGAGCGAAAATTATACTTTGTCAATATATCTAACATAAGATTCTGTAAAATTTATTTTGTGCACACATTATTTGTATTATTATTTGCACTTTATTACATATTTAATATAAGTAATTCATTAATTATTCGAAATTGAATAGATATTAGGATGATCAAGCACATAAAACAGTATATTTACATTAAATAACTAATATATAACATATATATGACACAATTCGTTTTTATAAAACTTTTGGTTTTTGAAACGATCATCCTAGAAAAACGTATGAAAATTGGGCTTTTTTCATTAATATATATATAGGAGCTATTGGATCGTAAGAAAGGGATGCATATATGGAACAAGAGA from Paenibacillus polygoni encodes the following:
- a CDS encoding ammonium transporter, which gives rise to MEVIGINSVWVMLGAILVLFMQGGFILLEAGSTRMKNAGHVAGKTIFTVGIVSIVFWAVGYALIFGGQGNALIGWGDYFAFNVTGSSADDIIAPSVMFIFQLAFAAVSMSIAWGGFAERAKLSSYLIFAVLFSVLVYPVIAHWIWGGGWLSEHGDQDFAGSTVVHLTGACAALAATILLKPRIGKYNKDGKPNHMPGHNQVFTTLGVMILWVGWFGFNAGSTLTVEDGSFFGFVAINTQLGAAAGAVAALLVAWAFMGKADVGMMLNGALAGLVAITASCAYVDSWAAIVIGLIAGILVFFSIRFFEKMRIDDPIAALSAHGTAGIWGTLSTGFFATPELVEKLAVGNPGLFYGGGFGQLGVQALGVVTCAIYAFAVSFAILWVMKKTIGIRVSEEEELVGLDLSEHGTYGYPEQLSAEIKKSNLPL